Proteins encoded by one window of Ramlibacter tataouinensis:
- a CDS encoding amidase, which translates to MTPTEAWRLPATELQRRYRAGDLTPSAVARACLARLEAVNPKINAVIARRDAAFLAEAEAATRRYEEGRPRSAIDGIPLTVKDSLYTADLPTTWGCPALRNHCTAEDELSVGRARAAGALIIGKTNVPEFALEGYTANPIYGVTGNPWNPALTPGGSTGGGVAACAAGIAPLAIGQDGGGSIRRPASHTGLVGLKPSLSAVPREHALPSLLLDFEVIGPLARTVADARLLFEVMRGPADADRSSLAAAQAAGSVRAGAALRILYVERFGSAPLDPQIAASVGAAVEQLAELGHSVEAGPLPLDLDFYGEAWPQIGQIGLAQLFQQHPEWAAQASPRYLEMAEKGRALPGARLWRILEQVKALRRQVAAVFRQVDVIVLPSAAALPWAAQEAYPTHIDGQEVGPRGHAIYTGWVNAAGLPALALPCAPSREGLPIGLQMVGAYGSDDRLLELGAKFEDASPWAHRWPQL; encoded by the coding sequence ATGACACCGACCGAAGCGTGGCGGCTTCCCGCCACCGAACTGCAGCGCCGCTACCGTGCGGGCGATCTCACCCCCTCCGCGGTAGCGAGGGCCTGCCTGGCCCGGCTGGAGGCGGTCAATCCGAAGATCAATGCGGTGATCGCCCGGCGCGATGCCGCCTTCCTGGCCGAAGCCGAAGCAGCGACGCGCCGCTACGAGGAAGGCCGGCCACGATCCGCCATCGACGGCATTCCGCTGACGGTGAAGGACAGCCTGTACACGGCCGACCTGCCCACCACCTGGGGTTGCCCGGCGCTGCGCAACCACTGCACCGCAGAGGATGAACTGTCGGTGGGGCGGGCTCGCGCCGCCGGTGCGCTGATCATCGGCAAGACCAACGTGCCGGAGTTCGCGCTCGAGGGCTACACCGCCAATCCGATCTACGGCGTCACGGGCAATCCGTGGAATCCGGCGCTCACGCCGGGTGGCTCCACCGGGGGCGGCGTGGCCGCCTGTGCCGCCGGCATCGCGCCGCTGGCGATCGGACAGGACGGCGGCGGCTCGATCCGCCGGCCGGCCTCACACACCGGCCTGGTCGGACTCAAGCCCTCGCTGTCGGCGGTGCCGCGCGAGCACGCGCTGCCCAGCCTGCTACTGGACTTCGAAGTGATCGGCCCGCTGGCGCGCACGGTGGCCGACGCGCGGCTGCTGTTCGAGGTGATGCGCGGCCCGGCCGACGCGGACCGCTCCTCGCTCGCGGCCGCCCAGGCAGCGGGCAGCGTGAGGGCCGGCGCTGCCCTGCGCATCCTGTACGTGGAGCGCTTCGGCAGCGCGCCGCTGGATCCGCAGATCGCAGCCAGCGTCGGCGCCGCCGTGGAGCAGCTCGCAGAACTGGGCCATTCGGTGGAGGCCGGCCCATTGCCGCTGGATCTCGATTTCTATGGCGAGGCCTGGCCGCAGATCGGCCAGATCGGACTGGCGCAACTGTTCCAGCAGCACCCCGAATGGGCGGCCCAGGCTTCGCCCAGGTACCTGGAGATGGCCGAGAAGGGCAGGGCGTTGCCGGGCGCGCGCCTGTGGCGCATCCTGGAGCAGGTCAAAGCCTTGCGCCGACAGGTCGCCGCGGTGTTCCGGCAGGTCGACGTGATCGTCCTGCCGTCCGCCGCCGCGCTGCCCTGGGCGGCGCAGGAGGCGTATCCCACGCACATCGACGGCCAGGAGGTCGGGCCGCGCGGGCACGCCATCTATACCGGCTGGGTCAACGCGGCCGGGCTGCCGGCACTGGCTCTGCCGTGTGCGCCCTCGCGCGAGGGCCTGCCGATCGGCCTGCAGATGGTCGGGGCCTACGGCAGCGACGATAGACTGCTCGAACTGGGGGCGAAGTTCGAGGACGCGAGCCCTTGGGCGCACCGGTGGCCGCAGCTCTGA
- a CDS encoding fumarylacetoacetate hydrolase family protein, which yields MDASSTQSVAQALLHARRHRSPVDAAALAGSLREPQDAYEVQRLVREALAPGELPAFWKSGGPSRSAVLTHAPLFAASTWPSPADARNSHFNSRLIEAEVALRLGSDVTAAQAARLTPGDAAALVDAMAVAIEIVDSRWTEGVDAPPLLKLADLQSHGALVVGEWRRFAARDWAMQSCVVRIAASSAEYRGTHPLGDPTWLLPAWLKHATRGGAVVRAGTSVTTGTWCGMLPANRGDRVSVTFDGIGAACVEL from the coding sequence ATGGACGCCTCTTCCACCCAGTCGGTCGCGCAGGCCCTGCTGCACGCGCGCCGCCACCGCAGTCCCGTCGACGCCGCGGCGCTGGCCGGCTCCCTGCGCGAACCGCAGGACGCCTACGAAGTCCAGCGGCTCGTGCGCGAGGCCCTGGCGCCAGGCGAACTGCCGGCTTTCTGGAAATCCGGGGGGCCGTCGCGCAGCGCCGTGCTGACCCACGCGCCGCTGTTCGCGGCGAGCACCTGGCCAAGTCCCGCGGACGCCCGGAACTCGCACTTCAATTCCAGGTTGATCGAGGCCGAGGTCGCCTTGCGGCTGGGATCGGATGTCACGGCCGCGCAGGCGGCCCGGCTGACGCCCGGCGATGCCGCAGCGCTGGTGGACGCGATGGCGGTGGCCATCGAGATCGTCGATTCGCGCTGGACCGAAGGCGTCGACGCGCCGCCCCTGCTGAAGCTGGCCGACCTGCAGTCGCATGGGGCGCTGGTGGTGGGAGAGTGGCGCCGGTTCGCGGCCAGGGATTGGGCCATGCAGTCGTGCGTGGTGCGGATCGCCGCCTCGAGCGCCGAGTACCGCGGCACGCACCCGCTCGGGGATCCCACCTGGCTGCTGCCCGCCTGGCTGAAGCACGCCACCCGAGGCGGTGCCGTCGTGCGGGCCGGCACATCGGTGACCACCGGCACCTGGTGCGGGATGCTGCCCGCCAACCGGGGGGACCGGGTCTCGGTGACCTTCGACGGCATCGGCGCGGCCTGCGTCGAGCTCTAG
- a CDS encoding NADP-dependent malic enzyme: MADSSSPGRPLSGAEQALREAAREYHRSPTRGKIAVTPTKPLSNQRDLSLAYSPGVAYPCLDIQTDPSLAAEFTSRGNLVGVVTNGTAVLGLGDIGPLAGKPVMEGKGCLFKKFAGIDVFDIELAERDPDKLVEIIAALEPTLGGINLEDIKAPECFYIERQLRERLNIPVFHDDQHGTAIISGAALLNGLELVGKSVGEVKVVVSGAGAAALACIDLMVGLGVAQRQIFVCDSKGVLYEGRPGGYDPSKARYVQATEGRTLADVVQGADVFLGCSAPGVLTGAMVATMAPRPIILALANPEPEIRPEVAKAARPDCIIATGRSDYPNQVNNVLCFPYIFRGALDCGATRITEAMKLACVREIAALAKADISEEVANAYSGKELAFGPDYIIPTPFDSRLILRIAPAVARAAVESGVATRPIEDLEAYRQSLTRFVYQTGMIMRPVFAAAKGAQARRVIYAEGEDERVLRAAQLALDERLAQPILIGRPAVIEARIARAGLRLKLGQDVDCVNPESDARFRQYWEAYHRLMGRNGVTPEAAKAAVRRSNTLIGALSVHLGDADAMLCGMVGRFDAHLAHVRDVIGTAPDAPGLATLNALMLPNRTLFIADTYVNENPDAEQLAHIALMAAQEVRRFGLPPKVAFLSHSSYGSSTRGAAQKMRRARELFAQLAPDIECDGELQGDAALSEPIRRESLMEGGSLEGEANLLICPDLDSANILFTVLKMTGGHGITVGPILLGARASVHVLNPSATVRRIVNMTALAAIRA, translated from the coding sequence ATGGCAGATTCATCTTCACCGGGCCGGCCGCTGTCCGGCGCCGAGCAGGCGCTGCGCGAGGCCGCGCGCGAGTACCACCGCAGCCCGACGCGCGGCAAGATCGCCGTCACCCCCACCAAGCCGCTGTCCAACCAGCGCGACCTGTCGCTGGCCTATTCGCCCGGCGTCGCCTATCCCTGCCTGGACATCCAGACCGATCCTTCGCTGGCCGCCGAGTTCACCTCGCGCGGCAACCTGGTGGGCGTGGTCACCAACGGCACCGCGGTGCTGGGGCTGGGCGACATCGGCCCGCTGGCGGGCAAGCCGGTGATGGAAGGCAAGGGCTGCCTGTTCAAGAAGTTCGCCGGCATCGACGTGTTCGACATCGAGCTGGCCGAGCGCGACCCGGACAAGCTGGTCGAGATCATCGCGGCGCTGGAGCCCACGCTCGGCGGCATCAACCTCGAGGACATCAAGGCGCCCGAGTGCTTCTACATCGAGCGCCAGCTGCGCGAGCGCCTGAACATCCCGGTGTTCCACGACGACCAGCACGGCACCGCCATCATCTCCGGGGCGGCGCTGCTCAACGGGCTGGAACTGGTGGGCAAGTCCGTCGGCGAGGTCAAGGTGGTGGTGTCGGGCGCCGGTGCCGCCGCGCTCGCCTGCATCGACCTGATGGTGGGCCTGGGCGTGGCGCAGCGGCAGATCTTCGTGTGCGACTCCAAGGGCGTGCTGTACGAAGGGCGGCCGGGCGGCTACGACCCGTCCAAGGCGCGCTACGTGCAGGCCACGGAGGGCCGCACCCTGGCCGACGTGGTGCAGGGGGCCGACGTGTTCCTCGGCTGCTCGGCGCCCGGCGTCCTGACCGGCGCCATGGTCGCGACCATGGCGCCGCGGCCGATCATCCTGGCGCTGGCCAACCCCGAGCCGGAGATCCGGCCGGAAGTGGCGAAGGCGGCGCGGCCGGACTGCATCATCGCCACCGGCCGCTCCGACTACCCCAACCAGGTCAACAACGTCCTGTGCTTTCCCTACATCTTCCGCGGGGCGCTGGACTGCGGTGCCACGCGGATCACCGAGGCCATGAAGCTGGCCTGCGTGCGCGAGATCGCCGCGCTGGCCAAGGCCGACATCAGCGAGGAGGTGGCCAACGCCTACTCGGGCAAGGAACTGGCCTTCGGCCCGGACTACATCATCCCGACGCCGTTCGACTCGCGGCTGATCCTGCGCATCGCGCCGGCCGTGGCGCGGGCCGCCGTGGAATCAGGGGTGGCCACGCGGCCGATCGAAGACCTGGAGGCCTACCGCCAGAGCCTCACGCGCTTCGTCTACCAGACCGGCATGATCATGCGGCCGGTGTTCGCCGCCGCCAAGGGGGCGCAGGCGCGCCGCGTGATCTATGCCGAAGGCGAGGACGAGCGGGTGCTGCGCGCGGCGCAGCTCGCGCTGGACGAGCGGCTGGCCCAGCCGATCCTGATCGGCCGCCCGGCCGTGATCGAGGCGCGCATCGCGCGCGCCGGCCTGCGCCTGAAGCTGGGCCAGGACGTCGACTGCGTCAACCCGGAAAGCGACGCGCGCTTCCGGCAGTACTGGGAGGCCTACCACCGGCTGATGGGGCGCAACGGCGTCACGCCGGAAGCCGCCAAGGCGGCCGTGCGCCGCTCCAACACCCTGATCGGCGCGTTGTCGGTGCACCTGGGCGACGCCGACGCCATGCTGTGCGGCATGGTCGGGCGCTTCGACGCCCACCTGGCGCACGTGCGCGACGTCATCGGCACCGCGCCGGACGCCCCCGGGCTGGCCACGCTGAACGCGCTGATGCTGCCCAACCGCACGCTGTTCATCGCCGACACCTATGTCAACGAGAACCCCGATGCGGAGCAGCTCGCCCACATCGCACTGATGGCGGCGCAGGAGGTGCGGCGCTTCGGGCTGCCGCCCAAGGTGGCGTTCCTGTCGCACAGCAGCTATGGCTCCTCCACCCGCGGTGCGGCGCAGAAGATGCGCCGCGCCCGAGAACTGTTCGCGCAGCTTGCCCCGGACATCGAATGCGACGGCGAGCTGCAGGGCGACGCCGCGCTTTCCGAGCCGATCCGCCGCGAAAGCCTGATGGAGGGCGGTTCGCTCGAGGGCGAGGCCAACCTGCTGATCTGTCCGGACCTGGACTCGGCCAACATCCTGTTCACGGTGCTGAAGATGACGGGCGGGCACGGCATCACGGTGGGGCCGATCCTGCTGGGCGCGCGGGCCTCGGTGCACGTGCTCAATCCATCCGCCACCGTGCGGCGGATCGTGAACATGACGGCGCTGGCGGCGATCCGGGCCTGA
- a CDS encoding ornithine cyclodeaminase: protein MLPAPYPSTRYIDAGTMVRLVNRKGLSTCISGIAERIAADFRRWQDFDKSARVAAHSTEGVIELMPIADARRFAFKYVNGHPKNTRIGLPTVMAFGVLADVATGAPRVLSELTLITALRTAAMSALAAQHLARAGSRVMALIGNGAQGEFQALAFRDLVGIGELRLFDVDPAATAKLMANLAGQGLQLRACSSIAEAVRGADIVTTVTADKANATILTPEMLAPGIHVNAVGGDCPGKTELHRGVLERASVFVEFEPQTRIEGDIQQMPPSFPVTEFWRVLDGTHPGRRDDAEVTVFDSVGFALEDYAALCFVADAAQQMGLGETLRLVPQLADPKDLFGLLCQEAGVPPPTQPPVWAGALS, encoded by the coding sequence ATGCTTCCCGCCCCGTATCCCTCGACGCGGTATATCGATGCCGGGACCATGGTCCGGCTGGTGAATCGAAAGGGCCTGTCGACCTGCATTTCCGGCATCGCCGAACGGATCGCCGCCGATTTCAGGCGCTGGCAGGACTTCGACAAGTCCGCGCGGGTGGCTGCGCATTCCACGGAGGGCGTGATCGAGCTGATGCCGATCGCCGATGCGCGGCGCTTCGCCTTCAAGTATGTCAACGGCCATCCGAAGAACACCCGGATTGGCCTGCCGACGGTGATGGCCTTCGGCGTTCTGGCGGATGTCGCCACCGGTGCGCCCCGCGTGCTTTCGGAACTGACGCTCATCACCGCGCTGCGCACGGCCGCCATGTCGGCGCTCGCGGCGCAGCACCTGGCCCGCGCCGGGAGCCGTGTCATGGCGCTGATCGGCAACGGCGCGCAAGGCGAATTCCAGGCGCTGGCCTTTCGTGATCTGGTGGGCATCGGGGAGCTGCGCCTGTTCGACGTCGATCCTGCCGCCACCGCCAAGCTGATGGCCAACCTGGCCGGCCAGGGGCTGCAACTGCGGGCCTGCAGCTCCATCGCCGAAGCGGTGCGCGGCGCCGACATCGTCACCACCGTGACCGCCGACAAGGCAAACGCCACGATCCTCACTCCGGAAATGCTGGCGCCGGGTATCCACGTCAATGCCGTAGGCGGCGATTGCCCCGGCAAGACCGAACTGCACCGCGGCGTGCTGGAGCGCGCCAGCGTGTTCGTGGAATTCGAGCCGCAGACGCGGATCGAGGGCGACATCCAGCAGATGCCGCCGTCGTTCCCGGTCACCGAGTTCTGGAGGGTGCTCGACGGCACGCACCCCGGCCGGCGCGACGACGCCGAAGTGACGGTATTCGATTCGGTCGGCTTTGCCCTGGAGGACTACGCCGCCCTGTGCTTCGTAGCCGATGCCGCGCAGCAAATGGGGTTGGGCGAGACGCTGCGCCTGGTGCCGCAGCTCGCCGATCCGAAGGACCTGTTCGGGCTGCTGTGCCAGGAGGCGGGTGTGCCGCCCCCCACGCAGCCGCCCGTCTGGGCCGGGGCGCTCTCGTAG
- a CDS encoding Lrp/AsnC family transcriptional regulator — MDDTDRDLLALLRKDARMSSAALAQKTGVSRGTVANRLRKLEDAQVIVGYTVRLRPEAQPRQIRAWMGVRVEGNQTRAVIANLLGEPGVESLHDTNGRWDLLAELRAETMAELSQVLERVRLIKGIAHTETSIHLTTYR, encoded by the coding sequence CTGGACGACACCGACCGCGACCTGCTGGCGCTGCTGCGCAAGGACGCGCGCATGAGCAGTGCCGCGCTGGCGCAGAAGACCGGCGTCTCGCGCGGCACGGTGGCGAACCGGCTGCGCAAGCTGGAGGATGCGCAGGTCATCGTCGGCTACACCGTGCGCCTGCGCCCGGAGGCGCAGCCGCGGCAGATCCGCGCCTGGATGGGGGTGCGTGTGGAAGGTAACCAGACCCGCGCGGTGATCGCCAACCTGCTGGGCGAACCGGGGGTCGAGTCGCTGCACGACACCAACGGGCGCTGGGACCTGCTGGCCGAGCTGCGCGCGGAGACGATGGCGGAACTCTCGCAGGTGCTCGAGCGGGTTCGCCTGATCAAGGGTATCGCCCACACCGAGACCAGCATCCACCTGACCACCTACCGCTAG
- a CDS encoding amidase family protein, with translation MTQPLWRLDAVELAARIRRKDVSCVEATQSVLDRIAAVDPSVNALPLKYPEEALAAARAADQQLARGEPVGELHGVPVSIKVNVDVAGQPTDGGIVALKDLMATQDAPLVRHLKNAGAVIVGRNNVPSFSLRWFSDNDLHGRTLNPWDAQRTPGGSSGGAAAAAALGMGPIHHGNDYGGSIRYPAFACGVVGMRPTAGRIAAVNATAKEDRILSNQQMSVQGPLTRSVADARLALKVMSQEDPRDPLWVPAPLEYPSRKEPLKVALFKRWSGCDTHPTVRAALEQAAQWLADAGCVVEEQEPPHFEEATVLWRQLVHDDMRRSMKPAIDALGDRAVRTAVRGYFGSIPDWSRDQYLTAQQRRLTIARAWSLFYAQYPVLLMPVSWERQFPIDEDQRGQERLEQMLAAQSPLLATAMLGLPGLSVPTGVADGLPTGVQLCATRYREDLCLAAGEIVERAARFRPLDHLAG, from the coding sequence ATGACCCAGCCTTTGTGGCGGCTTGACGCCGTCGAACTCGCCGCCCGCATCCGCCGCAAGGACGTCTCCTGCGTGGAGGCGACCCAGTCCGTGCTGGACCGGATCGCCGCCGTCGACCCGTCGGTGAACGCGCTGCCGCTCAAGTACCCCGAGGAGGCGCTGGCCGCGGCCCGCGCAGCCGACCAGCAGCTCGCCCGCGGCGAGCCGGTGGGGGAGCTGCACGGCGTGCCGGTCTCCATCAAGGTCAACGTCGACGTCGCCGGCCAGCCCACCGACGGCGGCATCGTCGCGCTCAAGGACCTGATGGCGACGCAAGACGCGCCGCTGGTGCGCCACCTGAAGAACGCCGGCGCCGTGATCGTCGGGCGCAACAACGTGCCCTCGTTCTCGCTGCGCTGGTTCAGCGACAACGACCTGCACGGCCGCACGCTCAACCCCTGGGATGCGCAACGCACGCCGGGCGGCTCCAGCGGCGGTGCCGCCGCGGCTGCAGCGCTGGGCATGGGCCCGATCCACCACGGCAACGATTACGGCGGGTCGATCCGCTACCCGGCCTTTGCCTGCGGCGTGGTCGGCATGCGCCCCACCGCCGGCCGCATCGCCGCAGTGAACGCGACCGCCAAGGAAGACCGCATCCTCTCGAACCAGCAGATGTCGGTTCAGGGGCCGCTGACCCGCAGCGTGGCCGATGCGCGCCTGGCACTGAAGGTGATGTCCCAGGAAGACCCGCGCGACCCGCTGTGGGTGCCGGCGCCACTGGAGTACCCGTCGCGCAAGGAACCGCTGAAGGTGGCGCTGTTCAAGCGCTGGTCCGGCTGCGACACGCACCCGACGGTGCGTGCTGCGCTGGAGCAGGCCGCGCAATGGCTGGCGGATGCCGGCTGCGTCGTCGAGGAGCAGGAGCCGCCGCACTTCGAGGAAGCCACGGTACTGTGGCGCCAGCTGGTGCACGACGACATGCGCCGCAGCATGAAGCCGGCGATCGATGCCCTAGGCGACAGAGCCGTGCGCACGGCCGTGCGCGGCTACTTCGGCAGCATTCCCGACTGGAGCCGCGACCAGTACCTGACCGCCCAGCAGCGGCGGCTGACCATCGCGCGCGCCTGGTCACTGTTCTACGCCCAGTACCCGGTGCTGCTGATGCCGGTGAGCTGGGAGCGCCAGTTCCCGATCGACGAGGACCAGCGCGGCCAGGAGCGCCTCGAGCAGATGCTGGCGGCGCAGAGCCCGCTGCTGGCCACGGCCATGCTGGGCCTGCCCGGATTGTCCGTCCCGACCGGCGTGGCCGATGGCCTGCCCACCGGCGTGCAGCTGTGCGCCACGCGCTACCGCGAGGATCTGTGCCTGGCGGCGGGCGAGATCGTGGAGCGCGCCGCCCGCTTCCGCCCGCTGGATCACCTGGCCGGGTAG
- a CDS encoding ABC transporter ATP-binding protein, producing MSAAPVSLAHAAPPVLRIEGLSIRLPAGADRPLAVEGVDLQLHAGETLCVVGESGSGKSMIANAVMGLLPGPQVAPVAGRILFEGRDLLALSEDELRALRGCRMGMVFQEPMTSLNPVMRIGEQIGEVLDAHQSLPAPERRARIVAALRDVGLPEPELIADAFPFRLSGGQRQRVMIAAALVLQPKLLIADEPTTALDVTTQAQILALMRELQQRRGMALLFITHDFGVVAQIADRVAVMQFGRVVERGPARQVLRAPQHGYTQRLIAAIPSGQTRAAPTAGFEPLLQVDSLAKTYRSGGGLWRKSREVQAARDLSFSLQAGETLGLVGESGSGKSTVGRCLTGLVPADAGRIRFGGQELPLDLRRRPVADRGRIQMVFQDPYASLNPRHTVGAAIAAGPLQQGVPPAEVRERVRALLEQVGLKADAAGRYPHEFSGGQRQRIAIARALAMRPQLLVADEPVSALDVSVQAQVLDLFEQVRRDFGLSMVFITHDLRVAARMCDRIAVMRRGEIVEMGATADVLDAPRHEYTRELLAAAPNFRSTLDKDTDHDPAFVAA from the coding sequence ATGAGCGCCGCGCCCGTCTCGCTGGCGCATGCGGCGCCACCCGTGCTGCGCATCGAGGGCCTGTCCATCCGGCTGCCGGCCGGCGCCGACCGGCCGCTGGCCGTGGAAGGGGTGGACCTGCAACTGCACGCCGGGGAGACGCTGTGCGTGGTGGGCGAGTCGGGCTCCGGCAAGTCGATGATTGCCAATGCGGTGATGGGCCTGCTGCCCGGGCCGCAGGTTGCGCCGGTGGCGGGCCGCATCCTGTTCGAAGGGCGCGACCTGCTGGCGCTGTCGGAGGACGAGTTGCGCGCGCTGCGCGGCTGCCGCATGGGCATGGTGTTCCAGGAGCCCATGACCTCCCTGAACCCGGTGATGCGCATCGGCGAGCAGATCGGCGAGGTGCTGGACGCGCACCAGAGCCTGCCCGCGCCCGAGCGCCGCGCCCGCATCGTTGCCGCCCTGCGCGACGTCGGGCTGCCCGAACCGGAGCTGATCGCCGATGCCTTCCCGTTCCGGCTGTCAGGCGGCCAGCGTCAGCGGGTGATGATCGCCGCCGCGCTGGTGCTGCAGCCCAAGCTGCTGATTGCCGACGAGCCGACCACGGCGCTGGACGTGACCACCCAGGCACAGATCCTGGCGCTGATGCGCGAGCTGCAGCAACGGCGCGGCATGGCGCTGCTGTTCATCACCCACGACTTCGGCGTCGTCGCCCAGATCGCCGACCGGGTGGCGGTGATGCAGTTCGGCCGGGTGGTCGAGCGCGGTCCGGCGCGGCAGGTGCTGCGCGCGCCGCAGCACGGCTACACGCAGCGGCTGATCGCTGCCATCCCCAGCGGCCAAACCCGCGCCGCGCCCACGGCCGGGTTCGAGCCGCTGCTGCAGGTGGACAGCCTGGCCAAGACCTATCGCAGCGGCGGCGGTCTGTGGCGCAAGTCGCGCGAGGTCCAGGCCGCCCGCGACCTGTCGTTCTCGCTGCAGGCCGGAGAGACGCTGGGCCTGGTGGGCGAATCCGGCTCGGGCAAGTCCACCGTGGGCCGCTGCCTCACCGGGCTGGTGCCGGCCGATGCAGGCCGCATCCGCTTCGGCGGGCAGGAGTTGCCGCTGGACCTGCGGCGCCGGCCGGTGGCCGATCGCGGCCGCATCCAGATGGTGTTCCAGGATCCCTACGCCTCGCTCAACCCGCGCCATACCGTCGGCGCCGCCATCGCCGCCGGCCCCCTGCAGCAAGGCGTGCCTCCCGCGGAGGTGCGCGAGCGCGTGCGTGCGCTGCTGGAGCAGGTGGGCCTGAAGGCCGACGCCGCCGGGCGCTACCCCCACGAGTTCTCCGGTGGACAGCGCCAACGCATCGCCATCGCCCGTGCGCTCGCGATGCGGCCACAATTGCTGGTGGCCGACGAGCCGGTGTCGGCGCTGGACGTCTCGGTGCAGGCCCAGGTGCTGGACCTGTTCGAACAGGTGCGGCGCGACTTCGGCCTGTCGATGGTGTTCATCACCCACGACCTGCGCGTGGCCGCCCGCATGTGCGATCGCATCGCGGTGATGCGCCGCGGCGAGATCGTCGAGATGGGCGCCACCGCCGACGTGCTGGACGCCCCGCGGCACGAATACACGCGCGAGCTGCTGGCTGCCGCGCCGAATTTCCGTTCAACCCTGGACAAGGACACCGACCATGACCCAGCCTTTGTGGCGGCTTGA